A region from the Sorex araneus isolate mSorAra2 chromosome 6, mSorAra2.pri, whole genome shotgun sequence genome encodes:
- the LOC101537431 gene encoding olfactory receptor 4C15-like → MQNQSFVTEFVLLGLSEKPHVQKIVFIIFLFIYIATVCGNLLIVATIISSPALMGSPMYFFLVFLSLLDACFTSVSAPKMIVDCLYEKKTISFGGCMTQIFAVHFFSGAEVIVLTAMAYDRYVAICKPLHYTSIMNSRLCGILIGVAWTGGFLHSIIQILFIFQLPFCGPNIIDHFMCDLYQILKLACTDTYIFGLLVVANSGFFCILIFSMLLVSYSVILFSLRNHSTEGQRKALSTCGAHVAVVVLFFVPCIVEYARPPASYYFDKIMEIFCSVLTPLLNPLIYAFRNKEVKNAMKNLWNKVMVVSVEK, encoded by the coding sequence ATGCAAAACCAAAGCTTTGTAACCGAGTTTGTTCTCCTGGGACTTTCAGAGAAACCACATGTACAGAAAATTGTGTTCATTATATTTCTGTTCATCTACATTGCAACGGTCTGTGGCAATCTGCTGATAGTGGCGACCATCATCAGCAGTCCAGCACTCATGGGATCCCCgatgtacttcttcctggtttTCCTGTCCTTACTGGATGCATGTTTCACCTCTGTGAGTGCCCCCAAAATGATCGTAGACTGTCTCtatgagaagaaaaccatctcCTTTGGAGGATGTATGACCCAGATCTTTGCTGTGCACTTCTTCTCAGGGGCAGAGGTGATTGTCCTCAcagccatggcctatgaccggtacgtggccatctgcaaacccttgCACTACACTTCTATCATGAACTCAAGGCTCTGTGGCATTTTGATTGGAGTAGCCTGGACAGGGGGCTTTCTGCATTCCATTATacaaattctctttatttttcaactTCCTTTCTGTGGCCCCAATATCATTGATCACTTTATGTGTGACTTGTACCAAATACTGAAACTTGCCTGCACTGATACTTATATCTTTGGCCTTTTGGTGGTGGCCAACAGTGGATTCTTCTGCATCCTGATCTTTTCCATGTTGCTTGTGTCCTACAGTGTCATCTTGTTCTCCCTGAGAAACCACAGcactgaaggacagaggaaagccctctccacctgtggaGCTCACGTCGCtgttgtggttttgttctttgttccATGTATAGTTGAATATGCGCGGCCTCCAGCTTCTTATTACTTTGACAAAATAATGGAGATATTCTGCAGTGTTCTAACTCCTTTACTTAATCCTTTGATTTATGCTTTCAGAAACAAGGAAGTGAAAAATGCCATGAAGAATCTGTGGAATAAAGTAATGGTTGTTTCGGTTGAAAAATAA